From Arachis stenosperma cultivar V10309 chromosome 2, arast.V10309.gnm1.PFL2, whole genome shotgun sequence, one genomic window encodes:
- the LOC130962431 gene encoding uncharacterized protein LOC130962431 has translation MEVVLGLGDQGRAAGAEGAASVASQGGRRRSPHRRTGTRPFGGTGGDSAIIMQELRHRVQNLERQLADRERDGRSTDPSYTPSPGSEEEDSYRSRPRTEAESSREESPIMRRRNDTIIYSRGRPTHRATRGHEDGRTRQPVIMGATPFHRSILEVRLPKHFDKPTDMRYDGTQDPLEHLTAFEARMNLEGVGDEVRCRAFPVTLAGPAIKWFNGLPQGSIYNFSDISRAFLAQFTTRITKAKHPINLLGVTQRQGEPTRRYLDRFNDECLEIDGLTDSVASLCLTNGLLNENFRKHLTTKPVWTMHEIQTVAKEYINDEEVSRVVAANKRQSGYGQARQFGGDGERAKEKAREEAPNKAPRPFPRVGKFTNYTPLTIPIMEVYQQIAEKGIFPKPRPLKDRTGGNKNLYCDYHKGYGHQTQDCFDLKDVLEQAIREGKLAAFSHLIREPRRRYRDQDEEGKTRPVKRRQEPEDRDHGLTVINVVTAKNTAPKSRSAHKKDAKVLAISSSPVQSTKKPPSISFGPEDQWFSDAPENPPMVITARVGTGLVKRILVDTGADSNIMFRNVFDALGLKDADLTTHQHEVIGLGDHFIKPDGVISLPISVGQMQGRRSAMAEFVILRDSTAYNIILGRKTINDFEAIINTKLLVMKFVTDDGSIGTIRGDLETAVACDNASLSLRKKSKEASGVFLADLDARVEDNPRPEPEGDLEKFSIGDEGERFTFVNKNLPHELKEPLIEMIRANKDLFAWTPADMPGIDPQIITHHLAVKTEARPVAQRRRKMSAERAEEVAKQTAGLLEAGFIREVDYSTWLSNVMHSSTPRRGTGI, from the exons ATGGAAGTTGTACTGGGTCTTGGCGACCAAGGCCGGGCTGCCGGAGCGGAGGGGGCAGCCTCCGTCGCCTCGCAAGGGGGGCGGCGAAGGTCCCCCCATCGACGCACGGGGACACGACCATTCGGAGGAACAGGCGGCGatagcgccataataatgcaagaGCTGCGCCACCGAGTCCAGAACCTGGAGCGGCAGCTTGCCGACAGGGAGCGGGACGGACGTTCTACCGATCCGAGCTATACCCCGTCTCCCGGAAGCGAGGAGGAAGACTCTTACCGAAGCCGCCCGCGGACGGAGGCAGAGAGTTCGCGGGAGGAGTCACCCATAATGAGGAGACGAAATGACACGATCATCTACTCCCGAGGCAGACCGACCCATCGAGCGACAAGAGGTCACGAAGACGGAAGAACACGACAACCTGTGATAATGGGCGCCACCCCATTCCACCGATCTATCCTCGAGGTCCGGCtgccgaaacacttcgacaagccaacggacatgaggtacgacggaACTCAAGACCCTCTAGAACACCTGACGGCCTTCGAGGCCAGGATGAATCTAGAGGGAGTAGGCGACGAAGTGAGATGCCGTGCCTTCCCGGTGACCTTAGCAGGACCAGCGATCAaatggtttaacggcctccctCAAGGTTCTATCTACAATTTCTCAGACATCAGCCGCGCATTCCTGGCTCAATTCACAACGCGAATAACAAAGGCCAAGCATCCTATCAACCTTCTCGGGGTAACCCAAAGACAGGGAGAGCCGACCAGGAGGTACTTagatcggttcaacgacgaatgcttggaaatCGACGGCTTAACCGATTCGGTGGCCAGTCTCTGCCTGACGAACGGCCTCCTTAACGAGAACTTCCGAAAGCACCTTACAACGAAACCGGTTTGGACGATGCATGAAATCCAAACGGTGGCCAAAGAATACATAAACGATGAAGAAGTCAGccgagtcgtggctgccaataagCGGCAGTCCGGTTACGGCCAGGCTCGTCAGTTCGGTGGCGACGGGGAGAGGGCGAAAGAAAAGGCCAGGGAGGAGGCGCCAAACAAAGCACCTAGACCGTTCCCTCGAGTGGGGAAATTTACTAACTACACTCCACTCACCATCCCCATCATGGAAGTCTACCAACAAATTGCGGAGAAAGGAATTTTCCCGAAGCCCCGACCACTCAAGGACCGCACAGGCGGAAACAAGAACCTTTATTGTGATTACCATAAGGGATATGGCCACCAAACGCAGGACTGTTTCGACTTGAAGGATGTCTTAGAGCAAGCgataagggaaggaaagctggcagcgtTCTCCCATCTCATCAGGGAGCCGAGAAGGCGTTATCGCGACCAGGACGAGGAAGGCAAGACACGCCCGGTCAAGCGGCGACAAGAGCCTGAAGACAGAGACCACGGCCTCACGGTGATAAACGTGGTAACGGCAAAGAACACTGCACCAAAATCCCGGTCGGCACACAAGAAAGACGCCAAGGTTCTGGCGATCTCATCTTCACCAGTGCAGAGTACCAAAAAACCCCCGTCCATTTCTTTCGGCCCAGAAGATCAATGGTTCAGCGACGCCCCGGAAAACcctcccatggtcatcacggccagagtgggaaccggcctcgtcaaacggATCCTTGTCGACACTGGGGCCGactcaaacatcatgttccgaAACGTGTTCGACGCACTGGGGCTGAAGGATGCCGACCTGACGACCCACCAGCACGAGGTTATCGGGTtaggcgaccacttcatcaaaccaGACGGAGTCATTTCCCTACCGATCTCGGTAGGACAGATGCAAGGCCGAAGATCGGCGATGGCCGAATTCGTGATCCTCCGAGACTCCACAGCCTACAATATCATCTTGGGAAGGAAGACAATCAATGATTTTGAGGCCATAATCAACACCAAGCTACTAGTTATGAAGTTCGTCACCGATGATGGATCCATAGGGACCATAAGAGGAGACCTCGAGACGGCGGTCGCCTGCGACAACGCCAGCCTTTCCCTCAGAAAAAAGTCCAAGGAAGCATCCGGCGTATTCCTAGCCGACCTCGATGCCAGAGTAGAGGACAACCCGAGGCCGGAACCAGAAGGGGACCTGGAGAAATTTAGCATCGGTGACGAAGGGGAAAGATTCACATTCGTTAACAAGAACCTCCCGCATGAGTTGAAGGAGCCTTTGATTGAAATGATAAGGGCCAACAAGGACCTGTTCGCATGGACgccagccgacatgccgggcattgATCCACAAATCATTACACACCACCTAGCCGTCAAGACGGAAGCACGCCCAGTGGCTCAACGAAGGAGAAAGATGTCGGCGGAAAGAGCAGAGGAGGTAGCCAAGCAAACGGCcggcctcctagaagcaggcttCATACGAGAAGTGGACTACTCGACGTGGCTCTCAAACGTG ATGCACTCGTCGACGCCGCGGCGGGGTACCGGTATCTga
- the LOC130961444 gene encoding serine/arginine-rich splicing factor RS31-like isoform X2, with product MRPVFAGNLEYDTRQSELERLFSRYGRIDRVDMKSGFAFVYYEDERDAEEAIRALDNFPFGYEKRRLSVEWARGERGRHRDGSRANQKPTKTLFVINFDPIRTRVRDIEKHFEPYGKVLHVRIRRNFAFVQFETQEDATKALECTNMSKILDRVVSVEYALRDDGDRGDKYDSPRRGGYDRSPSPAYRRRPSPDYGHPHSPVYDRYNGPDRRRSPDYGRQRSPDYGRHRSPDYGRYRSRSPARRSRT from the exons ATGAGGCCTGTTTTTGCTGGGAATTTGGAGTATGATACACGACAATCGGAGCTGGAGCGATTGTTCTCAAGGTATGGAAGAATTGACCGCGTTGACATGAAATctg GTTTTGCTTTTGTCTATTATGAGGATGAGCGTGATGCTGAAGAAGCAATTCGTGCACTTGACAATTTTCCATTTGGCTATGAAAAGCGAAGGCTCTCTGTTGAATGGGCTAGG GGTGAACGTGGGCGTCATCGTGATGGCTCAAGGGCAAACCAGAAGCCGACAAAAACCCTATTTGTGATCAACTTTGACCCAATTCGTACTAGAGTTCGGGATATAGAAAAGCACTTTGAACCTTATGGGAAGGTTCTTCATGTTCGAATTCGTAGGAACTTTGCATTTGTGCAGTTTGAAACACAAGAAGATGCTACGAAAGCTCTTGAGTGTACGAATATGAG TAAGATACTGGACAGGGTGGTGTCTGTGGAGTATGCACTGAGGGATGATGGTGATAGGGGTGACAAGTATGACAGTCCGAGACGGGGTGGTTATGACCGATCACCGAGTCCGGCCTATCGCAGGCGGCCAAGTCCTGACTACGGTCATCCACACAGCCCTGTGTATGATAGATATAATGGACCAGACAGGCGTAGGAGTCCCGATTACGGCAGGCAGAGGAGCCCAGATTATGGCAGGCACAGGAGTCCTGATTATGGCAGATACCGCAG CCGTTCACCAGCTCGAAGGTCAAGGACTTAG
- the LOC130961444 gene encoding serine/arginine-rich splicing factor RS31-like isoform X1: protein MPSFNAYRGSMYYFRIHLCCLNGEACLAVTISDLNFGFKSYNCNHDFVHHSTPLYSFLSIRAPLIFSGFAFVYYEDERDAEEAIRALDNFPFGYEKRRLSVEWARGERGRHRDGSRANQKPTKTLFVINFDPIRTRVRDIEKHFEPYGKVLHVRIRRNFAFVQFETQEDATKALECTNMSKILDRVVSVEYALRDDGDRGDKYDSPRRGGYDRSPSPAYRRRPSPDYGHPHSPVYDRYNGPDRRRSPDYGRQRSPDYGRHRSPDYGRYRSRSPARRSRT, encoded by the exons ATGCCTAGCTTCAATGCATATAGGGGATCAATGTACTATTTCAGAATTCACTTGTGCTGTCTGAATGGAGAAGCATGCTTGGCAGTCACAATATCAGATCTGAATTTTGGATTTAAATCTTATAATTGCAATCATGATTTTGTCCATCATTCCACGCCTCTCTACAGCTTCTTGTCCATCAGAGCCCCACTCATATTTTCAG GTTTTGCTTTTGTCTATTATGAGGATGAGCGTGATGCTGAAGAAGCAATTCGTGCACTTGACAATTTTCCATTTGGCTATGAAAAGCGAAGGCTCTCTGTTGAATGGGCTAGG GGTGAACGTGGGCGTCATCGTGATGGCTCAAGGGCAAACCAGAAGCCGACAAAAACCCTATTTGTGATCAACTTTGACCCAATTCGTACTAGAGTTCGGGATATAGAAAAGCACTTTGAACCTTATGGGAAGGTTCTTCATGTTCGAATTCGTAGGAACTTTGCATTTGTGCAGTTTGAAACACAAGAAGATGCTACGAAAGCTCTTGAGTGTACGAATATGAG TAAGATACTGGACAGGGTGGTGTCTGTGGAGTATGCACTGAGGGATGATGGTGATAGGGGTGACAAGTATGACAGTCCGAGACGGGGTGGTTATGACCGATCACCGAGTCCGGCCTATCGCAGGCGGCCAAGTCCTGACTACGGTCATCCACACAGCCCTGTGTATGATAGATATAATGGACCAGACAGGCGTAGGAGTCCCGATTACGGCAGGCAGAGGAGCCCAGATTATGGCAGGCACAGGAGTCCTGATTATGGCAGATACCGCAG CCGTTCACCAGCTCGAAGGTCAAGGACTTAG